In a single window of the Oryctolagus cuniculus chromosome 9, mOryCun1.1, whole genome shotgun sequence genome:
- the SHISA2 gene encoding protein shisa-2 homolog, producing MWGGRRRSAAASSRNAASLLQLLLAALLAAGARASGEYCHGWLDAQGVWRIGFQCPERFDGGDATICCGSCALRYCCSSAEARLDQGGCDNDRQQGAGEPGRADKDGPDGSAVPIYVPFLIVGSVFVAFIILGSLVAACCCRCLRPKQEPQQSRAPAGNRLMETIPMIPSASTSRGSSSRQSSTAASSSSSANSGARAPPTRSQTNCCLPEGTMNNVYVNMPTNFSVLNCQQATQIVPHQGQYLHPPYVGYTVQHDSVPMTPVPPFMDGLQPGYRQIQPSFLHTNGEQKMYPTVTV from the exons ATGTGGGGCGGACGCCGCCGCtcggccgccgcctcctcccggAACGCCGCTtcgctgctgcagctgctgctggccgCGCTGCTGGCGGCGGGGGCGCGGGCCAGCGGCGAGTACTGCCACGGCTGGCTGGACGCGCAGGGCGTCTGGCGCATCGGCTTCCAGTGCCCCGAGCGCTTCGACGGCGGCGACGCCACCATCTGCTGCGGCAGCTGCGCGCTGCGCTACTGCTGCTCCAGCGCCGAGGCGCGCCTGGACCAGGGCGGCTGCGACAACGACCGCCAGCAGGGCGCCGGCGAGCCTGGCCGGGCGGACAAAGACGGCCCAGACGGCTCGGCAG TGCCCATCTACGTGCCCTTCCTCATCGTCGGCTCCGTGTTCGTCGCCTTCATCATCCTGGGCTCCCTCGTGGCCGCCTGTTGCTGCAGGTGCCTGAGGCCAAAGCAGGAACCCCAGCAGAGCCGAGCGCCAGCTGGCAACCGCCTGATGGAGACTATCCCCATGATCCCCAGTGCCAGCACTTCGCGGGGCTCCTCCTCCCGCCAGTCCAGCACGGccgccagctccagctccagcgcCAACTCAGGGGCCCGGGCACCACCCACAAGGTCACAGACCAACTGTTGCTTGCCAGAGGGCACCATGAACAACGTGTACGTGAACATGCCCACGAATTTCTCCGTGCTGAACTGTCAGCAGGCCACCCAGATCGTGCCGCACCAAGGGCAGTACCTGCACCCCCCGTACGTGGGCTACACGGTGCAGCACGACTCTGTGCCTATGACGCCGGTGCCCCCTTTCATGGACGGCCTGCAGCCCGGCTACCGGCAGATCCAGCCCTCCTTCCTGCACACCAACGGCGAGCAGAAGATGTACCCTACGGTGACCGTATAG